TTTTTTGGCCAAATTCTATGCATATAGGTCAAATTTGAagcaatttatcaaaaaaaaaaataaggatggTGACATGTATCGCTATACATGCACAGGCTCACAATAAAATCCTGGAAATTGTTAGTTTTTTATTCTTTCTCCATATATAAGAGATTGTAATGAATTAGTGAAAAGGTTTTTCATTACTATGCACAATTttctgcgactgtcatacaagtgagagttttggCTAAccataaaaccaggtccaatccacAATTTTcagcataagaaaatgcctaaaGCTGAACCAAttcggaatataacagttgttatccatttgtttgattttgcagttagattaaggactttcctttttaagATTTCGTCGGAGtcgtttttggttgtttttttggtcgttttactttttaataccaTTTTCTTGAATCTTTTGATCCactcatttattaaataattcgTTTTAATTcctgctaaattttaataattttaatacacatttttatctcCTTTATATacccttttctcctttctcctgcCCCTTCTCTCCTTCCTCCCGCCCCTTCTCCCGCCCATGCTCTCCCTTCTCCCTCCCCCTCTCTCCCTTCTCCCGCCCCCTCTCTCCCATGCTCCCAATACCCTGTCCAGCCCCTCttctatacgtgtatggattcaccatgcaatcctggatattatgttagttttttgtttttctccgtatataagaaaatagccatccattcgaaaatctaaaaaggtaagCCGATAAAAAGGCATTTACCCTATATACCTaagtaaatttgtcgccaaaattgacgttttcatACACAGTTAGAACGCGTCAAAGCGGAAATTGATTGACGCGGTGAATTATGGGCAATTGTTTACAATTACAGATTTGGCGGGAGAAAAAGGCGGAGCATAAACAGATGATACGATTACAGTAAACTCCTTAGGTTATATTACCTATTTACCTGTTCGTAAATACTTGGAAAAGAAGGCGGAGCATGATTAAAAGTAAACACCTTAATAACAATGGAATTTGACAACACGTGTTTGCATAATTGTCaacacaaggatttgtatacaccttatcgctatataaataaatttggtgtatttactgtcttctgattggttaaaagtattagttttattttcaatgttgtcaatttttatggcgacacgcccactctgacgtcgTGTATTCATACGCctacatgtgtgtacgttgttattgttaatgtaAATTCTATAAAAAGTTCTTTTAGCCTTAGttttaatagaaatttatttataatgaatggcaataatttattttgaatttattgacccataaaattaatttttgactcttcacattttacataatccgcttcgcggattattcaatgtgaagagtcaaaaattaattttatggatcaataaattcaaaataaataatagccattcattaattgtccgccattactggagatcacacaggttcccgtaaaattttgacgtcataaaacaaaatatctgacgccacaatggaaaagtgattgttgtatgcgtcaaaagttcaagcggccgggtcagccggaattagcgataaggtgtattaattagtcttactatacaaatccttggtcaacattattttgtaatttttgatgTGAACAATTTAGAAACGGAGCGAAGGCGTAAACAACTTATGAAACATAGTGATGTTGATCTAATTGAAACTACTGCAAATTGATACCAGTTGGAGGAAAATCTGTTGAGAAAGTATATGTTGTCTttgttgaagaaaatgaagacCCTTATGTATGTGATGCATGTTTTAAATCTCTTAAAACAATATACAACAGCCAGAAACAATACAAACAGTTGACTGacactctaaaaaaaaaagtttctaatAACTTAAGAATCTCACCATCAAGTTAGAATATGTACGTACATGTAGTGTAAGGCGAAACAGGGACTGTTTAACCCCTTCTAACACCAAAAGGAAAGAAATTCAGCCCACCCAGAGGATTAACTCCTAATGGCAACAGAAAGAGACTGCAGTTCTCTACACCCATTCCAAGAACTCATACTCAGACTCACAGAATCAGTCCCCTGTCCCTGGTCCCAAAGTTAAGGtaaatatacaacatgtacatgtatattatataagataacattaaattctTCAACTGAATATGTATGAGgcgccgttttactatttattccttattttctgatatcaaaaaatatttcttgatatcaaaaaattgaatttctgatatcagaaaatattttttgatatcaaaaaatatttcttgatatcaggaattcaattttttgatatcaagaaatccattttttgatatcaggaattcgatttcttgatatcaaaaaataatctttatttcttgatacatgtatcaataattcgattttttgatatcagaaaatcattttttgatatcaaaatatccattttatgatatcaagaaatagattttctgatatcaaataatACTGACGATtatttgatatcaagaaatacatttatagtataactaatcgccgtatttgaatatcaaaaagaagacaacgcgtgaccgacgagtgcgcagcacgagtttaatccatagcggcgttcggtcacaagttgtcttatttttgatattcaaatacggcgattagttattctttttattacattggcaaatggcttttttttttatgaaattaatgtagaaaatgtaaggaactatatctttttcctacgcattgacaatttgttttgatccgatgttatcgacgtcttgacaacgcctattgttgtatgacgtcagagagtgaaattatcggtttttaactaactgggaaatcaatgtaattcattgaaaccaatgtaataattcctgatatcagaaaatgattttttgatatcagaaaatgattttttgatatcaaaaattTGAATTCCTGATATCAAGAAATGATTTattgatatcagaaaataagaaaaatatcaatgattgcCCCCTGTGTGTCAATAAAATCTTCCGAGCTCACCCATGAGCTCTAACATTTGGTACAGTCTGTTTCGGTCTTGTTTAAGGAAAGAATATCACAGAGTTTGGCTTCATTAGTTATAAGAAGTTTTGTATGTTTGTGTATCTCACATATTAATTATTTTAAGGTTTGTAGTCAACAATTGAATTTCTTCATTGCAAGGTTTCTTTTATAAGCAATTATTTAGTTTCCTCTGAAACAGATTTGTTCAACTAGGTTTTTGTGAAGTATTTGGTAATATCGTTTTTTAGGTCTGTTTAGTAAATAAAAATCAGGAGATGTGGTAgtattgccattgagacaactatccacaaaagccggttcaaatgaagttgatataAGAAATTATAGGCAATCGttcggccttcaataatgagaaaacccaATACCATAAAGTCGGCTATAAAATGTCCcggcataaaaaatatgaaaagatttATTTAGAAagctaacggcctaatttataacaaaataatattacgaaaaataaatatgacagacacgaaCCAACGACAATTATACATCCTTACAGGCTTCTTACGTGGGACAGACACTTAACGAATGTGGCGGCCTGGGACACTGGTGTTTTGTCACAACATACTGTAAGAACAaacaatatatgtttttattggtattaatattgattttgttatcagtaaattcaaAGCAAACTGAATAttattgtctttttgtatattggATATAGAAGtatccggccacgtccactctgtgtagtatttgtatttgtattcatctgatgagttaagcctttttcaactgatttttatagttcgttcttatgttgtactgttacacccctgtcctaggttaggggagggttgggattctgCTGACATATTTAACACCACCaccattctgtatgtatgtgcctgtcccaagccaggagcttgtaattcggtggttgtcgtttgtgtacaaaatgtatgtgtaacattttttttttcgttcatttttggtacataaattaggccgttagttttctcgtttaaattgttttacattgtcatttcgggccttttatagctgtctatgcagaatgggctttgctcattgttgaaggctgtacattgacctatagttgttaattgttgtgtgatttgatctcttgtggagagttgtctcatcggcattcataccacatcttcttttttatatataaaaatcagttaaaatggTCTTTAttcagatcgatacaaagaacAAACTAACAAAAACACACACCGGACGTGGAAGTATAACAATACCAAGAAGAAAATCGTATCTAAATCTTGAACACATCAATATATGTTTTCGATAAGTcaagttttgttaaacattttccAGTATTTAGTTAATTCTTAGGTGGACTAATTCCTTCGATTGGGATTGTTCGAAAGTAAATACTGTgttatgttttataataatttctaaaatcTTCAATATATTGTCTTGTTGTGCATCGGACTCAAATTTTGTACTTAGtttcaaatattgtaaatttttCTAGAGACTTTAAAGTCTAAATCATGTTTATAAAACTTGAAATGTAtaagcattttgtttttgtaacaatGGACCCTTTGCCATAAATAAAATGCCAAATATCACGTAGCGGTACATTCCACATAATAATTGGTATATCCGGAAacattatttcacatttttcctGATGTTTGGGCTCATGGGtgagtttgaatgtttttattgaCGCACAGGGAGCcttcatatattcatttatttcttattttctgatatcagaaaatgatttttgatatcagaaaatgattttttgagaTCAGGAATTCgattttttgatatcacaaaatcattttttgatatcagaaaatctatttcttgatatcaaaaaataatttttattttctgatatcaaaaattcgaatttctgatatcaaaaaatagATTTCCTGATATCAAGAAATGAATTTTTGATATCAGGAATTCgaatttttgatatcagaaaatatgctttatttcttgatatcaagaaatcgaattcctgatatcaaaaaatagaatttttgatatcagaaaatcattttttgatatcagaaaataagtaataaatagtaaaacggcgcCTCATAAATATGATCATTGAacattttttacatgtaaattaCAAATACCCTGACTTAAGCCATGATTATTTAACTTTGTATCTTCCActtcttgatttagaaaaaaatcaactcaACATATATGACATTTGTGTTACTTATTTGAAACATGCATGTATCTCAGTTTACTGGTATTAAGGAATGCAACAAGTTATGCTAAcgtacatatacaatgtacatgtgacTCACATGTAGACCAGTTTTGTAAGCTTTTGTAAACAATTATTCAGTCTGCatggttagccactagtccgatgtcCCAGACTAGTAATTtaatttcattcggactagtaagttattgcaaaactttgttttgaccaataagaaaaatgtcagaatgttggtcttcggactagtagttgaaaaagtttttggtgcagactgattatttcttttttttgttatttacatgtataagCATGTTTTGTCCTAGTGTATAATATGAGACTTTCATTTTTGTctagcctgcaacttttgttgcagaaactGAAAGCTGGACATACATGTAGGGATAGTGTTCCGTCGGCGGCgctagctaacttcttaaaagctttatattttagaaggtggaagacctggatgcttcatactttaattgtatatagatgcctcatgttaccaagtttctgtcagtcacatgtccaatttccttgacctcattttcatggttcagtgactacttgaaaaaagttatgattttttatacgaccgcaaaaattttaatttttcgtcgtatattgctatcacgttgtcgtcgtcctgcgtcgtcgtcggaatacttttagttttcgcactctaactttagtaaaagtgaatagaaatctatgaaattttaacacaaggtttataaccacaaaaggaaggttgggattgattttgggagttttggtcccaaaattttaggaattaggggccaaaaagggcccaaataagcattttcttggtttacgcactataactttagtttaagtaaatagaaatctatgaaattttgacacaaggtttatgaccacaaaaagaaggttggtattgattttgggagttttagttcaaacagtttaggaattaggggccaaaaaagggcccaaataagcattattcttggttttcgcacaataactttagtataagtaaatagaaatcaatgaaatttaaacacaaggtttatgaccacaaaaggaaggttgggattgattttgggagttgaggtctgaacagtttaggaattaggggccaaaaaggggcccaagtaagcattattcttggttttcgcaccataactttagtataagtaaatagaaatctttataatttaaacacaaggtttatgaccataaaaggaaggttgggtttgattttgggagttttggtcccaacaggtttttaggaataaggggcccaaagggtccaaaattgaactttgtttgatttcatcaaaaattgaataattggggttctttgatatgccggatctaactgtgtatgtagattctttttggtcccgttttccaattggtctacattaaggtccaaagggtccaaaattaaacttagtttgattttaacaaaaattgaatccttggggttctttgatatgctgaatctaaaaatgtacttagatttttgattattggcccagttttcaagttggtccaaatcggggtccaaaattaaactttgtttgatttcatcaaaaattgaataattggggttctttgatatgccaaatctaactgtgtatgtagattcttaatttttagtcccgttttcaaattggtctacattaaataccaaagggtccaaaattaaactaagtttgattttaataaaaattgaattctttggcttttttgatatgctgaatttaatcatgtacttagatttttgattatgggcccagttttcaagttggttcaaatcaggatccaaaattataatattaagtattgtgcaatagcaagaaattttcaattgcacagtattcagcaatagcaagaaatcttcaattgcacagtattgtgcaatagcaaaaaatgttcaattgcacagtattgtgcaatagcaagaaatcttcaattgcacagtattgtgcaatagcaaatattttcaattgcacagtattgtgcaatagcaagaaatatctaattgcacaatattgtgcaatagcaagaaattttcaattgattggagttatctttctttgtccagaatagtagttgaatcaacttaaatcattgttttatacaatgcacaatgtatattcacttttactaccaactgataaattaaaacactctttaccattcagtgataacaagcactttttgttacattttaatattttatgatgtatttaaatgagtagttattgttgcaaactccattagaaatttgaattgagatcagttttgaaaaaagggaaagggggatgtgaaaaaaaaatggtggggggggggggggttaatttttctcatttgagatttcataaataaaaagaaaatttcttcaaacatttttttgagaggattaatattcaacagcatagtgattgctcaaagacaaaaaaattattttaagttcattagaccacattcattctgtgtccaaaacctatgctgtgtcaactatttaatcacaatccaaatttagagctgaatccagcttgaatgttgtgtccatacttgccccaaccgttcagggttcaacctatgcggtcgtataaagctgcgccctgcggagcatctggttgtaataTGAAATACTCTCTTATTGTAAGTAACAGGATACTATAtattttggtatgtgcatacctaaccttgcaaggtcctcataccGATCATacacagtctgcaccaaaaactttttcaactactggtccgaagaccaatattctgacatttttcttattgggccaaacaaagttttgcaaaatctTACAAGTCCGAACCAAATTtgactagtctggggcatcggactagtggctaaccgtgcagactgtacatttttcacttgacctcaacctcatttcatggatcagtgaacaaggttaagttttggtggtcaagtccatatctcagatacatgtacatgtactataagcaatatgtctactgtaatcagtgtatggaaggactgtaaggtgtacatgtccaactggcaggtgtcaattgaccttgacctcattttcatggttcagtggttatagttaagtttttgagtttggtctttttatccaatactacatgtatatgcaataagtcaactatatttggtgtttatccaatactatatgcaataagtcaactatatttggtgtatggaaatatttgatGACTATATGTCagtggttcagtggttatagttaagtttttcagtttggtctttttatccaatactacatgtatatgcaataagtcaactatatttggtgtttatccaatactatatgcaataagtcaactatatttggtgtatggaaatatttgatGACTATATGTCagtggttcagtggttatagttaagtttttcaGTTTGGTCTTTTTATCCAATACTATATGCattaagtcaactatatttggtgtttatccaatactatatgcaataagtcaactatatttggtgtatggaaatatttgatgactatatgtcagtcgctcagattgaatttgaccttgacctcattttcatggttcattgctcagtgttaagtttatgtttaaattgtaattaagctttatatttaggactaccagtatcaacataatatcaatgattagtaaagaaggagagacatttcagcgtgtgcactcttgttattttattttcaaccgtCATGGAAAGATTTGTCACCTCACCTCACCTATTCTCTTCATGCCGGTCGTCATTTAAGGCCCTTGAAagatttgtatgccccatttatgagcattatgttttctggtctgtgcgtccgtccatcGTACGTTCATTCGTCTGTTCGTCcctccgtctgtcctgcttcaggttaaagtttttggtcaaggtagtttttgatggagtacacatgttccttttgatatgatctttctaattttaatgccaaattagagatttcccccaattttcacggtccattgaacatagaaaatgatagtgccaatGGGGCATTTATGTAccagggacacattcttgttgcatTGTCAGTTGAAAAGCAAACTCAAATCATAAGAACTGAAATGTTggaattttgtactttattttacaGTTGTGTTATTATCTGTACATGTTATTCTAGTCATATATACTGTGTACGCCGCTGGATtgaaactgacgtggaaaggtaacacacggccagcgaaagctctttttatgagagcccaggtggtcgtgtggtctagcgggacggctgcagcgcaggcgatttggtgtcacgatatcacagtagcatgggttcgaatcccggcgagggaagaaccaaaaatttgcgaaagcaaatttacagatctaacattgttgggttgatgtttagacgagttgtatatacattatgtacacagccatgtatcaccatcattgatggctatccgatggatacatctgttgtagggttgtcactgactcagacgtacttataaatataattattttctgtgactgtatcttacattcatttgtaggatcctttactatagataatttagctgatctgtaacaataacatcttcatgccttatatatcatgtactgcagtacgccgctggATTGagactgacgtggaaaggtaacacacggccagcgaaagctctttttatgagagcccaggtggtcatgtggtctagcgggacggctgcagtgcaggcgatttggtgtcacgatatcacagtagcatgggttcgaatcccggcgagggaagaaccaaaaatttgcgaaagcaaatttacagatctaacattgttgggttgatgtttagacgagttgtatatatatatatatatatatatacgtctgagtcagtgacaactctacaacagatgtatccatcggattgccatcaatgatggtgatacatggctgtgtacataatgtatatacaactcgtctaaacatcaacccaacaatgttagatctgtaaatttgctttcgcatatATATAGACATAATAAAACCTTTGCAACATTAACCTTGATAAAGGAGGGCATGCACACAGTACAAGATCAATTTCACATAATAGTAGTCCTGCAAAAAAGGTGGAGCTTTAATTATACCTGTCAATGCATGCATTTGTGTACCTGCAATTTGTACAATAGTTGAATAGTTGGTTTGTTGCAGGATGAATTAATGTATGGTTACAGTCAttcctatatttatataatcTAAAGGAAGACTATTGTATCAATACTTGAGTACATGTAGCTCATTCTTTTCtccaattaatatatatatgtacattatattaattaaaaatgtcTATAATCTGGtgataaaattgtattttttgtttgtcatCACAGAAGTCTGTCGAAAATGTAGAAGTGACATGGTGCATGCCATCCTGGACAAAGATAATCCTACAGAAAGCCTATATGCACCTGTAAATGCAAATTCTGAAGATACATGTACCACCATTACTACTGTCTCAGAGGAGGTAGGAATTCTAttacaataaccatgataacagataTGATTGAAATATTACTGTGAGATGTTTGTTAGGgtgaaaatatatatgatatataatgtaAGAATTTACTTTTGGGAAAGTCAGTACAAATTGTGTTTTAAAATAAGTATTACAAAGTAGCTACGATATTTCTTAGAAACTGTAATTGTAAGATgctattgatttataaaaaaagtatcaaaacaacttttttttttctccaagtaAAACAGTAGAATGGagcagttacatgtatgtacTGACATCatcaaaattgcatatttttctaACATTGCAACAAATTATTGGTTCGTAAATGACTATCATGCAAAGACACTAAACTGCCAATAATATGCATCATCATGCATGTAAGATGTTGATGAAGATGATCCTTCCTTTAAAGCTATTTAAGAAAAGCCTCCAATACTTAGCTTCTTCATTTTTCTTCTGAACTCCAGAAAAAAATAGcaagatttaaaatattgaaaaaacaaaaattgtaacaCGCATTAGCATAATTAGGAAAGTAatattttctgatgaaaatataAACAGGATTTTGCAAAAGATATATCTGTTAACCAATTTCAAGTATTTGACCAATTTTTACATccctttatatttgttttagcTATAAATAAGCTTTGTGTAAATTACAAAATAAGCCACATGAGGtcaatattacatgtatgtgaaatattgtaaattcatatatataatattgcCCTAGTAAGTTCATTTGATGTatacaatttatttcttttattctgATACAGAGAGCAAGCCCAGACAATATTTCCTGTGATTTCCAACAGAACAAAAATGATGAATATCAGGAAGAAGATGCTGCAAGCTGTAGCACACAGGTAAAATGAAAACCTTAACTGTCCTAACTTAAATGGCCAAAATACAAGGATTCTCTAGTTTGCAAACAATTTATTAGTCCCCTACTGTTGAAGGCGAAGTGAACTTAAGGTTTGCACTCTGGGCTGAGTACACAGTTATTGTCTCTTGAATATTTGTTGTCCACAATtaggcctaaaaaaaataatgttgtgtttccgatcacccccttgaaattttgaagggacggtaggtagggattttttttttttataatattaatatataaactCCATCtggtgaaccaacgcctgtgtgaatcatttcgttagagtccctgaagtggataccttggtatgcagggttgtcaaattatgcaaataaatgcaacattaaaataatacccaaaattgacaacaacacttcgaatggtctgcaattttatttgctatggtctacatgtttcgcctgcaaggcaggcttcatcaggacaatttttatacagaaattaatcTTCCTATTGTTGCCGACGCGCTAGGAAGTAGTAACCTCCAACAATGGCCAGGTTGGAAGAGAAGCCTAATGCGAAGTGGTAGGAACCATGGGAAGTTCGTCCAATTAGATACCAAGCCTTTAGAACAAtttcatgtatcatataatagtaaaacgaactcaagttacattgtaaacaaactttaattttcttaattttctatatttatctttatatctatttataactctgtattgctactttcacttttcattgtttctctcaccatgacgacgtcaaatttcaccactttgagtacttcagggattaatttctgtataaaaattgtcctgatgaagcctgccttgcaggcgaaacatgtagaccatagcaaataaaattgcagaccattcgaagtgttgttgtcaattttgggtattattaatatataaaactcAATTTCCAGTTACCAGACAAAGTTTGGGATTTAATAGAAAGAGATTGATTACCCACTTTAAAAATCTCCCTGAGATAACTTTTAGTTTACCCCTTTTAAAATCCCCCTGAAATAACTTTTAGTTTACCCCCTTTTGAAATACccctgaaaaaaaaactaagtccaaacctaaaaaaaatttgGGTAGCACTTCCCCTAGGAAATTAGCTTTTTAAACCCAATTCCCCCATTTCAGGACCAAAAGTTTGGGATTGTCAGAGAAAGAAATTGAGAAGATGTGGGGCAGATTCATTTATAGGAACATGAACCAAACATCATCCCAAACCTACAGatagacaaatatattatatacactgcACCTGGCAGGACACTTTCTTTTGGCAAAGCATTTGTGGCTTTTCATCAGAATGTCTAAAGCATTGATTGGCTGACCAGTTTCAGATGGATTAATATCAGGTTCATTTTGAAGAAGGGTCTggcatgaaaatttgataaattaattTTAACTCCAAAAGATTGCATTGTTCCAACAGTTGTGTTATTGTCATCAATCTCGGTCCAGTCATTTTTGCCGGTGGCCGAGCACAAAATTtgtgttgtgtattttttttcatcgatGTTAGACATTGGATGAATTCCATTGCTAATGTCAAAAAAGGTGttactttctgtaaaatttagaaatatttttttctccgcGAAATGGTCACACTTTCCGCGTTGAACATTGAATAGGACGCGTTGTGTTGCCATGTTCAAACACTGACAAACGAAAATAACTACTGCGCATGCTCCCGCATATAAGGAAGATGCCACTTTCCAGTACATTCTAAAAATAAGCCTCGAGTTTAAAATTAGCGTTGTTTTCTTTTGGGGCGATAAAAAGATCGAGGgacttaga
The window above is part of the Mytilus galloprovincialis chromosome 4, xbMytGall1.hap1.1, whole genome shotgun sequence genome. Proteins encoded here:
- the LOC143072420 gene encoding uncharacterized protein LOC143072420 isoform X3 is translated as MVHAILDKDNPTESLYAPVNANSEDTCTTITTVSEERASPDNISCDFQQNKNDEYQEEDAASCSTQESEEIKSNSPNQQVKKNRLNFYFRRQKIKTKKRAQNTIASQDAKSQNLKLAIKI